ACTGTGTCGTCGTTTGCGTTTTCCATCTGGCATGACTTTACCCTCCTTCCATCTACACCATGTTTTTGGGTTCGATGTTTTGATGATAGGCCAATGAAGCAATTGCCATGCCAATTCGCAAAACACGCGGCAACGCGTGCCTTGCGAGTGGTCCAGGGCCATGCGATCGATCCAGCTCCGTACTGCTGCGAAGGAAATGTCTCGCGTCAACCGAGGCGAGTGAGACGCGAGGGGGCGAGGAGAAGAAGGCGTGTAGGACGCTTACTTCGTGTCACTCACCGCGAGCTGATGGATCGGCTTTCTGCAGGACATCGACAAGCTCCTGTAGATCGCTTACGACATAGTCGGGACGTGCCACGTTCGGATAGAGTGCCTTGCCAGGGCGAGCAATGAAGGTGGTTTGCAGTCCGACGTTCTTGGCTCCAGCCAAGTCCCAGGCATGAGCGGCCACCATCAACACGTCTTCCGGTGCGACATCCAAATCGGCAAGAACCATGCGATAAGTGTCGGGGTGCGGTTTGTACTTTTTGATGGACTCGACGCTGTATCGCCTCTCGAAAAATTCGGTCAGGCCGGCGTTTTGAAATTGAGTTGCAACGCCCATGTAGGACGAATTCGTCAGGCTGACGATTTGGTAGCCATCGGTCTTGAGCGTCTGCAACCCCGCGACAACATCCGGGTGTGGTGGCAGCGAGCGAAGCGGTGTCACGATCGCCGTTTTGGCTTGATCATACTCAAGGTCAATCCCTTGTGTTTTCGCAACCATCATCAGCGCGGCGGTGCCGATTTCACCGAAACTGTGATACTCGCCGCTCAACGTTTCGACCAATGAATAATGAAGCATCGTCGAGAACCACAGCGGCAATAGATCTTCGCGGCCGCCGAGCGCTTTTCCAACGGATGTTTTCAGCGGAGCAAGATCAAGTAGCGTTTCGTTCACATCAAAGATGATCACCTTGGGCCGAGGCATGACTGACTCTGATTTAGCTTGATGCTCGACGCCTTCATCAGCAACGGCAACTTGCGCCGACGTGCCATTACCGGTAAATTCCAAAGCCAATAAAGCAAGAGCCAGTAATGCAATTTTAAATTTCATGCCATTCTTTCGTGCGAGTAAGTGTGAATCGTCGAACCCTCGTGCCAAAATCGGCCTTCCATGAACGAAAGACTTGGGCCACCGCGATTGGGACGTGGTCCCAATGGTTCTGGTTCAATGAGGAAAGCCGTCTTGCATCCGACACACACGCTCGACATTTTTGAAAAAAACAGCTTTCCCAATTTTGGTTCGCTTCGGATTGAACCAAGGCTGATTCAATCGACTTGGACGTCATTGCGGCCGCGATCAGCCTCGGCCGAAACGCTTGTCGATTTTTGCGATGCTACCCCGTGTTCAATTGGCGGGTTGCGCGTCGGCACTCCACTGGTTCTTGGCAAACGCTTTATCAAGCGGCGTTTGCGCAACGTGATTGGTGTAGTTCGACAATACCTTGTACGCGGTGCCGACAATCACATCGAAAACCGTTTGCTTCGTGTAGCCAGCGGCCAATAGGGCTTCGACGTCACTTTCGTCGGGCCAACCACGACTGAGGTTGACCTTCTCGGCATAAACCCGCAGGGCTTCGAGCTTGGGATCCGCGATCGGAGTGCCTTCGCGAAGCGAGGTGATCACGTCTTCGTCGATATTCAATCCCTGCATGATCGACGTGTGAGCGGCCATGCAGTACGTGCATCCGTTGAGCCGATTGTTGGTCATGGCAATGATCTGGCGCTCAGTTGGACTCAAATTCGTCTTGTTGTCAAAAATCTCGGCAACCGTTCGGTACGCTTCCAGCAGCGCCGGCGATTCCGCCATTACCGCATGCAAGTTCGGTACAAATCCGTACGCCTTCTTGCTTTTTTCCAAAAGAGGCTTGCTCTCACCAGCGTCTTCGATCGAGTGCACTGCAAAATCGGTCATCGCTTCTATCTCCAAATCAATTTGACTGGTCGGTCAAAACCAGGGTAAAAAAAGGGAGGAACCTCGCGTCTCGCTCGCATGCTCGGCTCCTTGTCCCGCCAAAGCCAATTTGCGGGCCCCATTCACTATACGGGTATAGACCGATCGGTCAAGACTATTCTCGACAAGGCGAGGAAGCGTGATCACGTCAACGGATGCCCGATTTCAACAGCCCCCGTGGTGCTTTACTGAATGACTGCCCTACAGACAGGTCAATCATCGCAAATCAATCATCGCCCATCGCGGCTTTGATTAACGCGATAAAGCCCAGCACAAACAAGACAGGTGGGTAAAAGAAGATCACGCCTGCGGCGAGCCCACCAAAAAACCAGACCAACGCGATGATCATCATCAACAGCCCGCCCATCGTACCGCCGCTAAAAAACGAGCTGCCACCGCGGTCGCCGCTACTTCCGTTTCGGCGATCTTTGGCAATCTGCCGCTGCGCCTCGGCAAGGTGCGAATTGGCGGTCGCGCTGGCCGGAGTTTGAGATGCATAAGATCCCGGGTGCACTGCAGCTGGACTGGCGTATGGGTTCGCATGAGCCTGCATCGCCATGCCTGAGGCCGATGAAAAAGCCGCAGCCGGATGGACCGGCAGATCGTCCAACCAGTCATTGCTGGCAGCCGCGGCCAAAGAAGTCGGCGCTGGGGAAGTCGGTGCCGGAGAAGTCGCCACCACCGGGGCGGCGACGGCAACCGAGCCCGCGTGAGCGTCCCCGAGCGGCACCTTGTTGACTTGGCCGCAGGGACAACGAACCGATTTGCCACGCGCTGACAGCGGAGCCGCCAAGCGTTTGCCGCACCCGAACGATTGCGTCAATTTACCGTTGGTCGCGGCTACGTTACGAATCGCACCCGATCCAGCGCCCGCGGATCCGCCGACGCTGGGGACGCGAAATTGTTGCCCACAAGTGCATTTGACTTGCTTTCCCGCCAATTCGGGCTTGGACTTCAGCACACGACGACACGCAGGACACGCAAATTGCGACATAACATTTCACCTGAGAGCGAACCGCAAACAGGCGTCCCCTGCCGCGAGAAGCAAAGGATACCCACCCGAGCTCGCTAGGTCAAATTTTTTACGTCACAAGGTTTTGCACGCCGAAAACGGCGAGTGAATCAGGTCGTCCAATCAAGCCCATAGGGCAACTGGTTCAAGCACTCCGGTTGGCCTTCGGTGACAACCAACATGTCCTCCACTCGGACGCCGCCGACTTTGCGACCGTATAGACCTGGTTCGATCGTGAACACCTCACCCTCGAGCAATTCGCCTCCGCCGTGGTCAAGCAGAATGGGCTCGTGAACATCCAGCCCGATGCCGTGCCCCAAACCATGCTGGATGCTCGCTTCGTCCGTGATCTTGCCGCGTGAAAGCTTGTAGCCGTGCTGCTTCAACACGTCTTCAGCTGCTTGATTGACGTCGTTCGCGGAATTGCCGGCAACCAACAATTTCGCGGAATTGACTCGAGCGAGGACGACCGCATTGTGCATTGCCGCGACGGTTTCCGACACTTGACCGTTGACCACGGTCCGCGTGCAATCCCCGTTGTAATAGGTTGTTTCATCACGCGGGTACAGGTCGACGATAATCGGCTGCTCGGTCAAAAGCGGCCCG
The nucleotide sequence above comes from Novipirellula caenicola. Encoded proteins:
- a CDS encoding haloacid dehalogenase type II, with amino-acid sequence MKFKIALLALALLALEFTGNGTSAQVAVADEGVEHQAKSESVMPRPKVIIFDVNETLLDLAPLKTSVGKALGGREDLLPLWFSTMLHYSLVETLSGEYHSFGEIGTAALMMVAKTQGIDLEYDQAKTAIVTPLRSLPPHPDVVAGLQTLKTDGYQIVSLTNSSYMGVATQFQNAGLTEFFERRYSVESIKKYKPHPDTYRMVLADLDVAPEDVLMVAAHAWDLAGAKNVGLQTTFIARPGKALYPNVARPDYVVSDLQELVDVLQKADPSARGE
- a CDS encoding carboxymuconolactone decarboxylase family protein, producing MTDFAVHSIEDAGESKPLLEKSKKAYGFVPNLHAVMAESPALLEAYRTVAEIFDNKTNLSPTERQIIAMTNNRLNGCTYCMAAHTSIMQGLNIDEDVITSLREGTPIADPKLEALRVYAEKVNLSRGWPDESDVEALLAAGYTKQTVFDVIVGTAYKVLSNYTNHVAQTPLDKAFAKNQWSADAQPAN